One Carcharodon carcharias isolate sCarCar2 chromosome 1, sCarCar2.pri, whole genome shotgun sequence DNA window includes the following coding sequences:
- the hspb3 gene encoding heat shock protein beta-3 isoform X1 has protein sequence MEEGVIRHWTDTPARYQSKLAGRNLTECKLDHLMFALPGPTKRIVTGDKLSVKESTKSVEGTEAEMLFQIMLDVVQFRPEDIIIQVFEGWLLIRAQHGRRMDEHGFVSRSFTRQYKLPDALLPSTLLLSTSWELQLTKNFTGSTIKTLWLQEQVRCWEFCNG, from the exons ATGGAGGAAGGAGTTATAAGACATTGGACTGACACTCCTGCTCGTTACCAGAGCAAACTTGCAGGACGAAATCTCACAGAATGCAAACTGGATCATTTGATGTTTGCCCTCCCAGGTCCAACAAAAAGAATTGTGACAGGGGACAAACTTTCAGTCAAAGAATCAACTAAATCAGTGGAGGGCACTGAAGCTGAAATGTTGTTTCAAATCATGTTGGATGTAGTACAGTTCCGCCCTGAAGATATAATTATTCAAGTATTCGAAGGATGGCTTCTCATTAGGGCCCAGCATGGCCGAAGAATGGATGAACATGGCTTTGTCTCGAGGAGTTTTACAAGACAGTACAAACTTCCAGATG cattactaccatcaacactcctactatcaacatcttgggaatTACAATTGACCAAAAACTTTACAGGATCAACCATAAAAacgttgtggctacaagagcaggtcagatgctgggaattctgcaatggttaa
- the hspb3 gene encoding heat shock protein beta-3 isoform X2 produces MEEGVIRHWTDTPARYQSKLAGRNLTECKLDHLMFALPGPTKRIVTGDKLSVKESTKSVEGTEAEMLFQIMLDVVQFRPEDIIIQVFEGWLLIRAQHGRRMDEHGFVSRSFTRQYKLPDGVQSKDLSAMLCHDGILVVKTKT; encoded by the coding sequence ATGGAGGAAGGAGTTATAAGACATTGGACTGACACTCCTGCTCGTTACCAGAGCAAACTTGCAGGACGAAATCTCACAGAATGCAAACTGGATCATTTGATGTTTGCCCTCCCAGGTCCAACAAAAAGAATTGTGACAGGGGACAAACTTTCAGTCAAAGAATCAACTAAATCAGTGGAGGGCACTGAAGCTGAAATGTTGTTTCAAATCATGTTGGATGTAGTACAGTTCCGCCCTGAAGATATAATTATTCAAGTATTCGAAGGATGGCTTCTCATTAGGGCCCAGCATGGCCGAAGAATGGATGAACATGGCTTTGTCTCGAGGAGTTTTACAAGACAGTACAAACTTCCAGATGGTGTGCAGTCAAAAGATCTTTCTGCTATGTTGTGTCATGATGGTATTTTGGTGGTGAAGACAAAGACATAG